Proteins from a single region of Helicobacter sp. 'house sparrow 1':
- a CDS encoding response regulator, whose translation MKKYEDLHKLRVLYVEDDADTRRLTTMVLEDYIGNIILAKNGQEALKIFQEQPIDLVLTDILMPKMNGIEFIRNIRENQHNYNCPIIITTAHTEVPYLLDAISLKVDGYILKPIDIDELLSALQRAILPKIQATELESKDLLIRAISAFVGGKKIEIIKFLLDNSTKDNIYYGSYEDIISKINVSKPTIVKTFKQLIDAGLLIKIKNKVYKIHPNVEIRDETT comes from the coding sequence ATGAAAAAATATGAGGATTTACACAAACTCAGGGTTTTATATGTGGAGGATGATGCAGATACTAGAAGATTAACCACCATGGTCTTAGAGGACTACATAGGCAATATCATTTTGGCAAAAAATGGTCAAGAAGCTCTTAAAATCTTTCAAGAACAACCCATTGACCTCGTGCTCACAGATATTTTAATGCCAAAGATGAATGGGATTGAGTTTATACGCAATATAAGAGAAAATCAGCACAATTACAATTGCCCCATTATTATCACAACTGCTCATACAGAAGTTCCCTATCTCCTTGATGCTATTAGTCTTAAAGTAGATGGCTATATATTAAAGCCTATTGATATTGATGAATTACTAAGTGCATTACAAAGAGCTATTTTGCCAAAAATCCAAGCAACAGAATTGGAATCTAAGGATCTATTAATCCGTGCAATATCTGCTTTTGTTGGGGGCAAAAAAATTGAAATTATCAAATTCTTATTGGATAATTCTACAAAAGACAATATTTATTATGGATCTTATGAGGATATCATCTCAAAGATTAATGTTTCAAAACCAACTATTGTAAAAACTTTTAAACAACTCATTGATGCAGGATTATTAATAAAAATCAAAAACAAGGTTTATAAAATTCATCCAAATGTAGAAATTAGAGATGAAACAACTTGA
- a CDS encoding sensor histidine kinase, producing MKYKNFIDLIRSKTKLILLATIIILVSFCILSFIMINIFKYQHDKFFIHQIQEIQLLKMIQDSKNLEVLLNLDAKITKPYLYKSKNKQIGDYFLTIYQSYEKIFLEKNHIQLQELMLKEQTKTSKLQSQISLLKDYKFSNKNLNLELTQEIQAIISSLIDLKLQITTIQNSTINSFYAKTSIILFSFLLLILLVIVFSSINTLSSIKLHHKELQRIVREKTLEAEVINKNLQKTIQEEVESSRKKDQIMYQQDRLASMGEMIQNIAHQWRQPLNSLIILIQSFRTKFHNGKLDADFIERQTEDGLKIAKNMSDTIENFRNFFQPNKNKDIFSITESILDSIKLIEFVLEQNNIQIHTNIKEDYKIYGYKNSFTQVILNILKNSQDAIIERKISQGYCLITLEKKYDTIIITLKDNAGGVKQKSLYKIFEPYFTTKHKSVGTGIGLYMTKEIIEKQMQGKIGIQNTHWKLNNLEFYGAMFIIEIPHLQGPMSGEQ from the coding sequence ATGAAATATAAAAATTTTATTGATTTAATCAGATCCAAGACAAAATTAATTCTTCTAGCCACCATAATTATTTTAGTTTCATTTTGCATTCTTTCTTTTATCATGATTAATATTTTTAAATACCAACATGACAAATTTTTTATACATCAAATTCAAGAAATTCAACTTTTAAAAATGATTCAAGATTCTAAGAATCTAGAAGTATTGCTTAATTTAGATGCAAAAATTACCAAGCCTTATCTTTACAAATCTAAAAATAAACAAATTGGGGATTATTTTCTTACAATCTATCAAAGCTATGAAAAAATCTTTCTAGAAAAAAATCATATACAACTTCAAGAACTAATGCTCAAAGAACAGACAAAAACCTCAAAATTGCAATCACAAATTTCTCTTTTAAAAGATTATAAATTTTCAAACAAAAATTTAAACTTAGAACTTACTCAAGAAATCCAAGCAATCATTTCCAGCCTTATTGACTTAAAACTACAAATTACAACAATTCAAAATAGCACAATAAATTCTTTTTATGCCAAAACTAGTATTATTTTGTTTTCTTTCTTACTTTTAATTTTGCTAGTTATTGTATTTTCATCAATCAATACATTATCTTCTATCAAACTACATCACAAAGAACTCCAAAGGATTGTAAGAGAAAAAACACTAGAAGCAGAAGTAATCAATAAAAATTTACAAAAGACAATCCAAGAAGAAGTAGAATCCTCCAGAAAAAAAGATCAAATTATGTATCAACAAGACAGACTAGCTTCAATGGGGGAAATGATACAAAATATCGCACACCAATGGCGCCAACCTCTAAACTCTCTTATTATTTTAATCCAAAGCTTTAGAACTAAATTTCATAATGGCAAACTTGATGCAGATTTCATAGAGCGCCAAACAGAAGATGGATTAAAAATCGCAAAAAACATGTCTGATACTATTGAAAACTTTAGAAACTTTTTCCAACCCAATAAAAATAAGGATATCTTTTCAATTACAGAAAGCATTCTTGATTCTATAAAACTTATTGAATTTGTTCTTGAGCAAAACAACATTCAAATCCATACAAATATTAAAGAAGATTACAAAATTTATGGATATAAAAACTCCTTTACTCAAGTTATTCTCAATATACTAAAAAACTCTCAAGATGCCATTATCGAAAGAAAAATATCACAAGGATATTGCCTTATTACTTTAGAAAAAAAATATGATACAATCATTATCACTTTAAAAGATAATGCTGGTGGCGTAAAGCAAAAAAGCCTCTATAAAATTTTTGAGCCCTACTTTACTACTAAGCATAAATCCGTTGGAACAGGCATAGGATTATATATGACAAAGGAAATCATCGAAAAACAGATGCAGGGCAAAATAGGTATCCAAAATACTCATTGGAAGCTAAATAACTTAGAATTTTATGGAGCAATGTTTATAATTGAGATTCCTCATCTTCAAGGCCCAATGTCAGGAGAGCAATAA
- a CDS encoding coiled-coil domain-containing protein, whose amino-acid sequence MQNKAYSLTIELINDFLSSSKTFAEFKYDITHNFIPVLETQKISVEKNIDEIRRGIVDFFYQYGLYALVIFQKNPALKITLTIKNRSENLYTYFLINWIEDQNPKELTPEFFESIFGYIKSNFDFEDILLYRDIARGAIKKYFKLSLRDSLFFKNFDFFVKKFDYDFVQINQELRSIKRLDTAVLLNENDRNRIIRLLKHTDMKKYLILSAQQALKEKNHHLNTNTKELCETFLDLVAQHLRLLIGKVLNSQIPSLHQTCFAEEYIRTNKHTTILLLAKNILQNYHYKEAETTPLMMHFDNRIKNNNPKFKTSIFSSSYFYTNEMIKTITKNFFLVQEKIDTLKQKIQKLDDDLKQKDQQIDTIQQEAKIKETILQDLNLVYENKKKSIKEQNLSAIEEEALSTSLSNFINEKKFILEDLEKIAQQIDLVNKEKTQINNDKKDIQEAIQQIHFKSQSQEKDFNLLAQAFSDCLLQDEI is encoded by the coding sequence ATGCAAAATAAAGCCTATAGCTTAACCATAGAATTAATTAATGATTTTTTAAGTTCTTCAAAAACCTTTGCGGAATTTAAATATGATATTACGCACAATTTTATTCCCGTACTAGAAACGCAAAAAATCAGTGTTGAAAAAAATATTGATGAAATTCGCAGGGGGATTGTTGATTTTTTCTATCAATATGGACTTTATGCCCTTGTAATTTTCCAAAAAAATCCTGCACTAAAAATCACCCTAACAATCAAAAATCGCAGTGAAAATCTTTATACATATTTCCTTATAAACTGGATAGAAGATCAAAACCCAAAGGAGCTGACGCCAGAATTCTTTGAATCTATTTTTGGCTACATCAAATCCAATTTTGATTTTGAAGATATTTTGCTTTATAGGGACATAGCAAGGGGAGCAATAAAAAAATATTTTAAGCTAAGCTTGAGAGATAGCCTTTTTTTTAAAAATTTTGATTTTTTTGTCAAGAAGTTTGATTATGATTTTGTGCAGATTAATCAAGAATTACGAAGCATTAAAAGATTGGATACAGCTGTTTTATTAAATGAAAATGATCGCAATCGGATTATAAGACTTCTTAAACATACAGATATGAAAAAGTACCTCATTTTATCTGCACAACAGGCCCTTAAAGAAAAAAACCATCATCTCAATACCAACACAAAAGAATTGTGTGAAACTTTTTTGGATCTTGTAGCACAGCATTTAAGATTGTTAATTGGAAAGGTTCTTAATAGTCAAATTCCAAGCCTACATCAAACCTGCTTTGCTGAGGAATATATTAGAACCAACAAACATACCACTATTTTGCTTTTAGCAAAAAATATTTTGCAAAACTATCATTACAAAGAAGCAGAAACAACCCCTCTAATGATGCATTTTGACAATAGAATTAAAAACAATAATCCCAAATTTAAGACTTCCATTTTTAGCTCTTCTTACTTTTATACCAATGAGATGATAAAAACTATCACTAAAAATTTCTTTTTAGTTCAAGAAAAAATTGACACTCTTAAACAAAAGATTCAAAAACTAGATGATGATTTAAAACAAAAAGACCAACAAATTGACACTATTCAACAAGAAGCAAAAATCAAAGAAACTATTTTGCAAGATCTTAATCTTGTCTATGAAAACAAAAAAAAGTCCATCAAAGAACAAAATCTATCTGCCATAGAAGAAGAGGCGCTTAGCACAAGTCTATCTAACTTTATCAATGAAAAAAAATTTATCCTAGAAGATTTAGAAAAAATTGCTCAACAAATAGATTTAGTTAATAAGGAAAAAACACAAATCAATAATGATAAAAAAGATATTCAGGAAGCTATCCAGCAAATTCATTTTAAATCCCAATCCCAAGAAAAGGATTTCAATCTATTAGCACAGGCATTTAGCGATTGCTTACTGCAAGATGAAATATAA
- a CDS encoding cation:proton antiporter domain-containing protein — MSIVFNLILRYFDIPVIIGYIITGIVIAYFSQFYGSEILSEIAEFGIVFLMFMIGLEFSFDRLRAMKEEVLVFGILQVVFTSFIFFLISYFIFGLSASISLIIGMSFSLSSTAIVLKYFNENKQLSSTYGKSVVGILILQDIAVIPILIILALISDKNLGLWSLLLKTFVSGAIALTVLILPGRRIASKFLKLAAKSKIDEIFMATVLFIVLGSAFLSQAFGFSMSLGAFVAGMLVSKSRFKYRVESDLSHFRDIFLALFFITVGMQVDLSFLVSNIFSIALLLFFVVAIKTFAIFSILKFFRSKKSALKTALSLAQIGEFSFAIFINASGAKLFDTPLHYGILKALQDRGVINLSSQDIHQFLVLMVILSMITTPFILKGLGGIIELLLRKKENAYKGKKEVEVNIPLLDYVVVIGYGTFGSVVVKELKQKKVNYIAIDCDITKVEMGEKNKDRVIFGDISKKSFLKKFHFDEVKCIIIAIDNTSIVHTICEEILEIAPNIDIIARVDSELQEIELKDLNVVGVNTRSEIARLLVKYAIRE, encoded by the coding sequence ATGTCAATTGTTTTTAATCTGATTTTGAGATACTTTGATATTCCTGTCATCATTGGATATATTATCACAGGGATTGTAATTGCGTACTTTTCGCAGTTTTATGGCTCAGAGATATTAAGTGAAATTGCAGAATTTGGCATTGTATTTTTGATGTTTATGATTGGGCTTGAATTTAGCTTTGATCGTTTGAGAGCTATGAAAGAGGAGGTGCTGGTTTTTGGCATTTTGCAGGTTGTTTTCACCTCTTTTATATTTTTCCTAATAAGTTATTTTATATTTGGTCTTTCAGCTAGCATTTCTCTTATTATTGGTATGTCTTTTTCTCTTTCATCTACAGCAATTGTTTTGAAGTACTTTAATGAGAATAAACAACTTTCTTCAACCTATGGTAAGAGTGTTGTGGGAATCTTGATTTTGCAAGATATTGCAGTGATACCTATTTTAATTATTCTTGCATTAATAAGCGATAAAAATTTAGGTTTATGGAGTTTGCTTTTAAAAACTTTTGTTTCAGGTGCCATTGCTTTAACTGTACTTATTTTGCCTGGCAGGAGAATTGCTTCAAAGTTTCTTAAACTTGCAGCTAAAAGTAAGATAGATGAAATTTTTATGGCTACAGTTTTATTTATTGTTTTGGGTTCGGCTTTTTTAAGTCAAGCATTTGGTTTTTCCATGTCTTTAGGGGCTTTTGTTGCTGGAATGCTAGTTTCAAAATCAAGATTTAAGTATCGTGTAGAATCTGATTTGTCGCATTTTAGAGATATTTTCTTAGCGTTATTTTTTATAACTGTTGGAATGCAAGTTGATCTAAGCTTTTTAGTCAGTAATATTTTTAGTATTGCTTTACTTTTATTTTTTGTCGTTGCTATTAAAACTTTTGCAATCTTTAGCATTTTAAAATTTTTTAGAAGTAAAAAAAGCGCGCTAAAGACCGCGTTGTCTCTTGCTCAAATTGGGGAATTTTCTTTTGCAATTTTTATAAATGCAAGTGGAGCAAAATTATTTGATACACCACTGCATTATGGTATTTTAAAGGCTTTGCAAGATCGTGGGGTGATTAATCTCTCATCTCAAGATATTCATCAATTTTTGGTTTTAATGGTAATACTTTCCATGATTACTACTCCTTTTATTTTGAAGGGGTTGGGGGGAATTATTGAGCTTCTTTTGAGAAAAAAAGAGAATGCTTATAAAGGAAAGAAAGAGGTTGAGGTAAATATTCCTTTATTGGATTATGTGGTTGTGATTGGATATGGGACTTTTGGGAGTGTTGTTGTAAAGGAGTTGAAGCAAAAGAAGGTTAATTATATAGCCATTGATTGTGATATCACAAAAGTAGAGATGGGAGAAAAAAACAAAGATAGGGTAATTTTTGGGGATATCTCTAAAAAATCTTTTTTAAAAAAGTTTCATTTTGATGAGGTGAAATGTATTATTATTGCTATTGATAATACATCTATCGTGCATACAATTTGTGAGGAGATATTAGAAATTGCACCAAACATAGATATAATTGCTAGAGTAGATTCTGAATTGCAAGAAATAGAATTAAAAGATTTAAATGTAGTAGGTGTAAATACAAGAAGCGAGATTGCAAGGCTGTTGGTTAAGTATGCAATTAGGGAGTAA
- a CDS encoding M3 family oligoendopeptidase — MKELKHYWDLKSLFENEEKAQDFLETLLKKAKDFEKKYKGKLAKKCLMILEEYENLLEGIGKVMTYAFLNFARDTNQGGFYAQCEMLCNQVEKYLLFFEVEFCAIDEKEQQKILKQAKKYSYFLEKIIEKKQYQLSLKEEKILLQLAPVGADAFARLFDEFFSTLKIPYQDNLKSEEEILSLLHHCDSKVRKDAQKSFSKELKKSQFLLGYILNMVRKNLQIQAKLRGYPNKETFRHLSNHISQKSVDSLIDTVNGNMDLVERYYLAKSKILGFKLKDYDRYAPISSQSQEVSYQDGLQTVLECFKNFSPVFYDIAQKAIKEGWIDSHPRDAKRGGAFSHGAVPSAHPYVLLNFTSNRRDVFTIAHEFGHMIHQELSKKQGYLNMDTPLTTAETASVFAEMLLFDHIKKSLSKEELLEVYASKIEDIFSTMFRQIIMTNFERRIHAVDEELKIEDFNRIWLEENKRMFGKSVKLTKRYGLWWSYIPHFIHSPFYCYAYAYGQLLVLALFGLYKKNKSKNFIKTYIDFLSKGGSASPKDLISAFGFNIEDPSFWEIGMQEVREMVREFEELL, encoded by the coding sequence ATGAAAGAATTAAAGCATTATTGGGATTTAAAGTCTTTATTTGAAAATGAAGAGAAAGCACAGGATTTTTTGGAAACTTTATTAAAAAAAGCCAAAGATTTTGAGAAAAAATACAAGGGGAAGTTGGCAAAAAAATGCCTGATGATATTAGAAGAATATGAAAATCTGCTTGAGGGCATAGGAAAGGTGATGACCTATGCTTTCTTAAATTTTGCAAGAGATACAAATCAAGGGGGATTTTATGCACAATGTGAGATGTTGTGCAATCAAGTGGAAAAGTATTTGTTATTTTTTGAGGTGGAGTTTTGTGCTATTGATGAAAAAGAGCAACAAAAAATTCTCAAGCAAGCCAAAAAATATTCTTATTTTCTTGAAAAAATTATTGAAAAAAAACAATACCAACTTAGTTTGAAAGAAGAAAAAATATTATTACAACTTGCTCCAGTTGGTGCTGATGCATTTGCAAGGTTATTTGATGAGTTTTTTTCTACTCTAAAAATCCCCTATCAAGACAACTTAAAGAGTGAAGAAGAGATTTTATCACTATTGCATCATTGTGATTCTAAGGTGCGAAAAGATGCTCAAAAATCCTTTAGCAAGGAGTTGAAAAAGTCGCAATTTCTTTTAGGCTACATTTTAAATATGGTGAGAAAAAATCTCCAAATACAAGCAAAACTAAGAGGTTATCCTAACAAAGAGACTTTTAGACACTTAAGTAATCATATAAGCCAAAAGAGTGTGGATAGTCTTATAGATACTGTTAATGGTAATATGGACTTGGTGGAGCGCTATTATCTTGCAAAGTCTAAGATACTTGGCTTTAAATTAAAAGATTATGATAGATATGCACCTATTTCTTCTCAATCACAAGAGGTTTCTTATCAAGATGGCTTACAAACAGTGTTGGAATGTTTTAAGAATTTTTCTCCTGTATTTTATGATATTGCACAAAAGGCAATTAAAGAGGGTTGGATTGATTCTCATCCTAGGGATGCAAAAAGAGGGGGTGCATTTAGTCATGGGGCAGTTCCAAGCGCCCACCCGTATGTTCTTTTAAACTTTACCTCAAATCGCAGAGATGTTTTTACAATTGCCCATGAGTTTGGACATATGATTCATCAAGAGCTGAGCAAGAAGCAGGGGTATTTAAATATGGATACACCACTTACAACAGCAGAAACTGCATCTGTTTTTGCAGAAATGCTACTCTTTGATCACATTAAAAAAAGTTTATCTAAAGAGGAATTGCTAGAAGTGTATGCCTCTAAGATTGAAGATATTTTTTCTACAATGTTTAGGCAAATTATAATGACAAACTTTGAGCGTAGAATTCACGCAGTTGATGAAGAGTTAAAGATTGAAGATTTTAATAGAATCTGGCTTGAAGAAAATAAAAGGATGTTTGGAAAATCTGTAAAGCTTACCAAACGCTATGGTTTATGGTGGAGCTATATCCCTCACTTTATCCACTCTCCATTTTATTGTTACGCATATGCTTATGGCCAGCTTTTGGTATTGGCATTATTTGGTCTTTATAAGAAAAATAAAAGTAAGAATTTCATAAAAACTTATATAGACTTTTTAAGCAAGGGTGGTAGTGCTAGTCCAAAGGATCTTATTAGCGCGTTTGGATTTAATATTGAAGATCCCAGTTTTTGGGAAATTGGTATGCAGGAAGTTAGAGAGATGGTAAGAGAGTTTGAGGAACTTTTATGA
- the recG gene encoding ATP-dependent DNA helicase RecG, with product MEFEQGDYNKLQKIGIKNLLELCLCVPKGYMDTSLAKTLQNDSLGAFEVLILEHTLIKKTLKISAFLPLFNKPISLIFFYPKPFYKKLFPINATLFIYGKLQNQFSNLSILQPKVIHQINTISLHFKIPLIKDSLLQDLCKKYITIENLDKLSVPKNYAQHLYNIFNPTKGFLNYFEKYKIFPNQSLQALKYIEIFHHISSLSKKRRYFPSKFQCKGDYKNFINSLPFALTPAQQQTIDTIAKDLKSKQAARRVIMGDVGCGKTIVILASALIAYPYKTLLMVPTTILAMQIYEEAKKILPHFVNIECIMSSNKPKTENLFERETHFIIGTQALLYQKLDSKNLALVITDEQHRFGTNQRHQLEKIAQENSNAKPHFLQFSATPIPRTLSMINANLVDYSFIRDLPFKKDITTTIISKKDFNFLFSHIQNEVNLKHQCVIVYPLVEESNHLDYLSLEQGAPFWQKHFKNVFVTFGGDRNKEEILEQFRETGDILLATTLIEVGISLPRLSTIVIIAPERMGLATLHQLRGRVSRNGLKGYCFLYTNQPSSSRLIDFSKHLSGFDIAELDLKYRNGGDLLQGERQSGERFKFFDLKNDQDILIEAQKNQQNKPIALLIKD from the coding sequence ATGGAATTTGAGCAGGGTGATTATAACAAACTACAAAAAATAGGCATAAAGAATCTCTTAGAACTTTGTCTTTGTGTCCCAAAGGGTTATATGGATACATCTTTGGCAAAAACCTTGCAAAATGACAGTTTAGGTGCTTTTGAAGTCCTTATTTTGGAGCATACTCTTATTAAAAAAACTCTTAAAATTTCTGCTTTTTTGCCCCTGTTTAACAAGCCTATAAGTCTTATTTTCTTTTATCCTAAGCCTTTTTATAAAAAACTTTTCCCCATCAATGCAACACTATTTATTTATGGCAAGCTTCAAAATCAATTCTCCAATCTTAGCATCTTGCAACCAAAAGTTATCCATCAAATTAATACCATTAGTTTGCACTTTAAAATTCCCCTCATAAAAGATTCTCTACTTCAAGATCTATGTAAAAAATATATCACTATAGAAAATCTTGACAAACTTTCTGTGCCAAAAAATTACGCCCAACACCTCTATAATATTTTTAATCCAACAAAGGGCTTTTTAAATTATTTTGAAAAATATAAAATTTTCCCTAATCAATCCCTGCAAGCACTTAAATATATTGAAATTTTTCATCATATCTCAAGCCTATCTAAAAAAAGACGCTACTTTCCCTCAAAATTCCAATGCAAGGGTGATTACAAAAATTTTATAAATTCTCTCCCCTTTGCTCTTACTCCAGCCCAACAGCAAACTATTGACACTATTGCAAAAGATTTAAAAAGCAAACAAGCAGCACGAAGAGTTATTATGGGGGATGTGGGTTGTGGCAAGACTATTGTTATTCTAGCTAGTGCTTTAATTGCATATCCCTATAAAACCCTTTTAATGGTTCCAACCACAATTCTTGCAATGCAAATTTATGAAGAAGCCAAAAAAATTTTGCCCCACTTTGTCAATATTGAATGCATTATGAGTTCAAATAAGCCAAAAACAGAAAATCTTTTTGAGAGAGAAACCCACTTTATCATCGGAACCCAAGCTCTTTTATATCAAAAACTTGATTCTAAAAATCTCGCATTAGTGATTACAGATGAACAGCATCGTTTTGGAACAAATCAAAGACACCAGCTTGAAAAAATTGCTCAAGAAAACTCTAATGCAAAACCTCATTTTCTACAATTTTCAGCAACCCCAATTCCAAGAACCCTTAGTATGATTAATGCAAATTTAGTTGATTATAGCTTCATTAGAGATCTACCTTTTAAAAAAGATATTACCACCACTATCATTAGCAAAAAAGACTTTAATTTTTTATTTTCTCATATCCAAAATGAAGTGAATTTAAAACATCAATGCGTCATTGTATATCCTCTTGTTGAAGAAAGCAATCATTTAGATTATTTATCTTTGGAGCAGGGTGCTCCTTTTTGGCAAAAACATTTTAAGAATGTTTTTGTAACCTTTGGTGGTGATAGAAATAAAGAAGAAATTTTGGAGCAATTTAGAGAAACTGGAGATATATTACTTGCTACTACGCTTATTGAAGTTGGAATCTCCTTACCAAGACTAAGCACCATTGTAATCATTGCACCAGAGAGAATGGGGCTTGCCACTTTACATCAACTAAGAGGCAGAGTAAGTCGCAATGGATTAAAAGGATATTGCTTTCTTTATACTAATCAACCTAGTTCATCAAGACTGATTGATTTTTCAAAACACCTTAGCGGATTTGATATTGCAGAACTTGATCTAAAATATCGCAATGGGGGAGATTTACTGCAAGGAGAAAGGCAAAGTGGAGAACGCTTTAAGTTTTTTGATTTAAAAAATGATCAAGATATTCTTATAGAAGCTCAAAAAAATCAACAAAACAAACCTATTGCTTTGTTGATTAAAGATTAA
- the queF gene encoding preQ(1) synthase, which yields MSDLTLLGNKEISYDFSYNPKILEVFDNKHRENDYFVKFNCPEFTSLCPITNQPDFATIYINYIPNLKMVESKSLKLYLFSFRNHGDFHENCINVIMKDLIALMQPKFIEVSGKFLPRGGISIDPYVNYGMPNTKYEEMAHYRLLNHDLIFEKIDNR from the coding sequence ATGTCAGATCTTACGCTACTTGGAAACAAAGAAATAAGCTATGATTTTAGTTATAATCCAAAAATTTTAGAAGTTTTTGATAATAAGCATAGAGAAAATGATTATTTTGTAAAGTTTAATTGTCCAGAATTTACTTCATTGTGCCCGATTACAAATCAGCCAGATTTTGCAACAATCTACATTAATTATATTCCCAACCTCAAGATGGTAGAATCTAAGTCTTTAAAGCTTTATCTCTTTTCTTTTAGGAATCACGGAGATTTTCATGAAAATTGTATCAATGTGATAATGAAAGATTTGATTGCGCTGATGCAACCAAAATTTATTGAAGTAAGTGGAAAATTCTTACCTAGAGGGGGTATTAGTATTGATCCCTATGTAAATTATGGAATGCCAAATACCAAATATGAAGAAATGGCGCATTATCGTCTTTTAAATCATGATCTAATTTTTGAGAAAATTGATAATCGTTAG
- a CDS encoding alpha/beta hydrolase: MRLCILIFCIWGALVCAPSQEIEPISQRARNFFEIQSPKILSYQDTKYKIFIAKTKADAKRYKVLFLLDGNALFSQYLNSYLDSPKQDLLVIGVGYEDNFAFNIPKRTKDYTPMVLGKEFEKGGGSLDFFNFFKRKLLPYIRQHYPINTSYQGIFGHSFGGLFVLWSLLQESGLFSHYFIVSPSLWWGEASFLPDNILIKKCPKIFLLKGSEERIRSKNPQTDMINFAERLEKESFCFPEIKIFINETHGSVIKKALDFTKKSF; the protein is encoded by the coding sequence ATGAGATTGTGTATTTTGATTTTTTGTATTTGGGGTGCTTTAGTTTGTGCCCCATCACAAGAGATTGAACCCATTTCACAAAGAGCAAGAAATTTTTTTGAAATTCAAAGTCCAAAAATACTTTCTTATCAAGATACAAAATATAAAATTTTTATTGCAAAAACTAAAGCAGATGCAAAAAGATATAAGGTTTTGTTTTTGCTTGATGGGAATGCTCTTTTTTCTCAATATCTTAATTCCTATCTAGATTCACCAAAACAAGATCTCCTAGTAATTGGCGTAGGTTATGAGGATAATTTTGCTTTTAATATTCCTAAGCGCACAAAAGACTATACTCCAATGGTATTGGGAAAAGAGTTTGAAAAAGGAGGGGGTAGTCTTGATTTTTTTAATTTTTTTAAAAGAAAACTTTTGCCTTATATAAGACAACATTACCCCATTAATACATCCTACCAAGGAATTTTTGGACATTCTTTTGGAGGATTATTTGTATTATGGAGTCTTTTGCAAGAGAGTGGTTTATTCTCTCATTATTTTATAGTCTCCCCTTCTTTGTGGTGGGGAGAGGCCTCCTTTCTCCCTGATAATATTTTAATAAAAAAATGTCCAAAAATTTTTTTACTAAAGGGTTCTGAGGAAAGAATCAGGAGTAAAAATCCACAGACGGATATGATAAATTTTGCAGAAAGATTAGAAAAAGAAAGTTTTTGTTTTCCAGAAATAAAAATTTTTATAAATGAAACTCATGGTAGTGTGATTAAAAAAGCACTTGATTTTACAAAGAAAAGTTTCTAA